One Caulobacter segnis genomic window carries:
- a CDS encoding TonB-dependent receptor yields MQIRSTHRRACALLAQTSLGALTVAAALSLTTGAALAQEQAAPAPAADPAAAPAPAEAAPEESTVDAIVVTGYRAAVQSALNLKRNSNTMVDAINADDIADFPDANLAESLQRLPGVSIDRENGEGRTITVRGLGSDFTRVRLNGLEALSTAGPSNSGDSANRSRGFDFNTFASELFSALKVQKTASAETDEGSLGATVDLETGKPLNFKGRRLALSVQDAYYKNGGTHSPRFAGLYSDRWETNWGDFGALFSVAYNKRNQIIDSYQRQAGQSDYTYRQATFLGTGSTTATPRRQGFAAPTGTSCNNGVIPGVNITNAAVCSALTGSNPTAYNLVNNPSSATVVGSGITAPGALTRIPALATLNQQDLDQKRTGLTGAVQWRPTSRTTISLDWVYSELEQSSVNYQVQTVGLNRNNTNAALNTITAGDTAAAKRALYASCTARAASAIQDAIDCGQSMNGGALVSGMSNSYNPYNLDPYDYYNNPGSVGYVADPTGTAMLTQFIGRPSVKLIDAALSPTGANADYLKLGNVDLRSAADASFFTTYFRQSSLKLDHEFNDNLSMTAVYGKSSSNNKTQGLLADFIRLDSGQGVAGNDYVTYDARGGGDMPVLNLGFDATQASAWDFVKGYSALRNYQRYTRNDYETMRVDFKYHLDNSTDVKFGISQRKYGFGTSEYRRLTGETLNPSLKEAGSNVAAVSKVINWGTGLNVPAGTTTAFLAPDLKKMTELFGFDCNCINKYGDWRLSYLASAANRYSVDEKDTSAYVQFDFDTEFLGRELRGNVGTRYALTEVDSDGLTNTSRPISGSNKYHDILPSMNVSYEVYDNLLLRFGAAKVMARPLLSNLAPNVTSISVPSNGATVGGSLTVGNPKLDPFRATNLDLSLEWYFAPGALVSVAVFNKDISSFPQTLVSSASLSSFMDADAIAALRAAQTNPQAIAYIDNNNPFDVRQFGNAPGGYIRGIEFNYQQNLTFLPWYFKNLGVQFNATHLESELEYIVTPANARLNQAAVTAKGPFTGASPDAFNFTVFYEVEKFSVRLSSAYRAKYRTQYPIATGTCEPGFCDSPLVNDFLGNSSTFNLDGSMTYKFNKYMTLSVDALNLTNQAENRWAYQNDPVATRYAAVGRSIFAGIRFVY; encoded by the coding sequence AATCGCTGCAGCGCCTGCCGGGCGTCTCGATCGACCGCGAGAACGGCGAAGGCCGCACCATCACCGTGCGCGGCCTGGGCAGCGACTTCACCCGCGTCCGCCTGAACGGCCTGGAAGCCCTGTCGACGGCCGGTCCGTCGAACTCGGGCGACAGCGCCAACCGCTCGCGCGGCTTCGACTTCAACACCTTCGCCTCGGAGCTGTTCAGCGCCCTGAAGGTCCAGAAGACCGCCTCGGCCGAGACCGACGAAGGCTCGCTGGGCGCCACGGTCGACCTGGAGACCGGCAAGCCGCTGAACTTCAAGGGCCGTCGCCTGGCCCTGTCGGTGCAGGACGCCTACTACAAGAACGGCGGCACCCACTCGCCGCGTTTCGCCGGCCTCTATTCGGACCGCTGGGAAACCAATTGGGGCGACTTCGGCGCCCTGTTCTCGGTCGCTTACAATAAGCGCAACCAGATCATTGACAGCTACCAGCGCCAGGCTGGCCAGTCGGACTACACCTACCGCCAGGCCACGTTCCTGGGCACGGGCTCGACCACCGCGACGCCGCGTCGCCAGGGCTTCGCCGCCCCGACCGGAACCTCGTGCAACAACGGCGTGATCCCGGGCGTCAACATCACTAACGCCGCTGTCTGCTCGGCCCTGACCGGCTCGAACCCGACCGCCTACAACCTGGTCAACAACCCCTCCAGCGCCACGGTCGTCGGCTCGGGCATCACCGCCCCCGGCGCCCTGACCCGCATCCCGGCCCTGGCCACGCTGAACCAGCAGGACCTGGACCAGAAGCGCACGGGCCTGACCGGCGCCGTGCAATGGCGCCCGACCAGCCGCACCACCATCTCGCTGGACTGGGTCTATTCGGAACTGGAGCAATCGTCGGTCAACTACCAGGTCCAGACCGTCGGCCTGAATCGCAACAACACCAACGCCGCCCTGAACACCATCACCGCCGGCGACACCGCCGCGGCCAAGCGCGCCCTCTACGCCAGCTGCACGGCCCGCGCCGCCAGCGCGATCCAGGACGCCATCGACTGCGGCCAGTCGATGAACGGCGGCGCGCTCGTCTCGGGCATGAGCAACAGCTACAACCCGTACAACCTCGACCCGTACGACTACTACAACAACCCGGGCTCGGTCGGTTACGTGGCCGACCCGACCGGCACGGCGATGCTGACCCAGTTCATTGGCCGCCCGTCGGTCAAGTTGATCGACGCCGCGTTGTCGCCCACCGGCGCCAACGCCGACTACCTGAAGCTGGGTAATGTCGACCTGCGCTCGGCCGCCGACGCCTCGTTCTTCACGACCTATTTCCGCCAGTCGTCGCTGAAGCTGGACCACGAGTTCAACGACAACCTGTCGATGACCGCCGTCTACGGTAAGTCCTCGTCGAACAACAAGACCCAGGGCCTGCTGGCGGACTTCATCCGCCTAGACAGCGGCCAGGGCGTGGCCGGCAACGACTACGTCACCTATGACGCGCGCGGCGGCGGCGACATGCCGGTCCTGAACCTGGGCTTCGACGCCACCCAAGCCAGCGCCTGGGACTTCGTGAAGGGCTACTCGGCCCTGCGGAACTACCAGCGCTATACGCGCAACGACTACGAGACCATGCGCGTCGACTTCAAGTACCACCTGGACAACAGCACGGACGTCAAGTTCGGCATCAGCCAGCGCAAGTACGGCTTCGGCACCTCGGAATATCGCCGCCTGACCGGCGAGACCCTGAACCCCAGCCTGAAGGAAGCCGGCTCGAACGTCGCGGCCGTCAGCAAGGTCATCAACTGGGGCACGGGCCTGAACGTCCCGGCCGGCACCACGACCGCCTTCCTGGCGCCCGACCTGAAGAAGATGACCGAGCTGTTCGGCTTCGACTGCAACTGCATCAACAAGTACGGCGACTGGCGCCTGTCGTATCTGGCCAGCGCGGCCAACCGCTATTCGGTCGACGAGAAGGACACCAGCGCCTACGTCCAGTTCGACTTCGACACCGAATTCCTGGGTCGCGAACTGCGCGGCAACGTTGGCACGCGCTACGCCCTGACCGAGGTCGACTCGGACGGCCTGACCAACACCTCGCGCCCGATCTCGGGCTCGAATAAGTACCACGACATCCTGCCGTCGATGAACGTGTCGTACGAGGTCTATGACAACCTGCTGCTGCGCTTCGGCGCGGCCAAGGTCATGGCCCGTCCGCTGCTGTCGAACCTGGCGCCGAACGTGACCTCGATCAGCGTGCCGTCCAACGGCGCCACGGTCGGTGGCTCGCTGACGGTCGGCAATCCGAAGCTGGATCCGTTCCGCGCGACCAACCTGGACCTGTCGCTGGAATGGTACTTCGCGCCGGGCGCCCTGGTCTCGGTGGCCGTGTTCAACAAGGACATCTCGAGCTTCCCGCAGACCCTGGTGTCGTCGGCCAGCCTGAGCTCGTTCATGGACGCCGACGCCATCGCGGCCCTGCGCGCGGCCCAGACCAACCCGCAGGCGATCGCCTATATCGACAACAACAACCCGTTCGACGTCCGCCAGTTCGGCAACGCGCCGGGCGGCTACATCCGCGGCATCGAGTTCAACTACCAGCAGAACCTGACGTTCCTGCCCTGGTACTTCAAGAACCTGGGCGTCCAGTTCAACGCCACCCACCTGGAGTCGGAACTCGAGTACATCGTCACCCCCGCCAACGCCCGCCTGAACCAGGCGGCGGTCACCGCCAAGGGTCCGTTCACGGGCGCCTCGCCGGACGCCTTCAACTTCACGGTCTTCTACGAGGTCGAGAAGTTCAGCGTGCGCCTGTCGTCGGCCTACCGCGCCAAGTACCGGACGCAGTACCCGATCGCGACCGGCACCTGCGAGCCGGGCTTCTGCGACTCGCCGCTGGTCAACGACTTCCTGGGCAACAGCAGCACGTTCAACCTGGACGGCTCGATGACCTACAAGTTCAACAAGTACATGACCCTGTCGGTCGACGCCCTGAACCTGACGAACCAGGCCGAGAACCGCTGGGCCTACCAGAACGACCCGGTCGCCACGCGCTACGCCGCCGTGGGCCGCTCGATCTTCGCCGGCATCCGATTCGTCTACTGA